The Deltaproteobacteria bacterium genome has a segment encoding these proteins:
- a CDS encoding GNAT family N-acetyltransferase, with amino-acid sequence MRDGKIQFERARPIDPDARLVLAWRNDPATLAQFFHQTPKEWDDFRREFRDEYFRHAHLPPLFAVMNGERVAFLRFLPYGGRRAACDVSINVAPDRRGQGIGAALLRAVQDVLRSSGIDEIVAEIRPGNVASRRAFESAGFSFWDETQKSLVDLDDPIDIVRYRRSLREPSMGDRVFIIAEAGSNWRCGSPARDMSMAKTLIDVAAEAGADAVKFQTYRAETVYVPNAGDSEYLAEAGIRESITDIFRDLSMPYEMIPELAAHAAKQGIEFMSTPFSVADFDAIDPFVARHKIASYEICHLRLLQLAGRSGKPLILSTGASDEADIAWAMETFLAAGGRELTLLQCTAKYPAPVDAMNLRAIGRLARRFGVPVGLSDHSRHPTWAPLAAVALGATVIEKHYTLDNRLPGPDHSFALTPGELAELVRAVRAAEMMLGSGEKHVLQVEGELRDFAQRAIQATRDIRAGETLAEGVNIDILRPGNRARGLHPRRIGEIEGSRAARDIALGDGIREGDWIP; translated from the coding sequence ATGCGTGACGGGAAGATTCAATTCGAGCGCGCGAGGCCCATCGATCCCGATGCGCGGCTCGTGCTCGCATGGCGAAACGATCCGGCCACGCTCGCGCAGTTCTTTCATCAGACTCCGAAAGAGTGGGACGATTTTCGGCGCGAGTTCCGCGACGAATATTTCCGGCACGCGCATCTGCCGCCGCTCTTTGCCGTGATGAACGGCGAGCGCGTCGCGTTTCTGCGTTTTCTTCCCTACGGCGGCCGGCGCGCGGCCTGCGACGTGTCGATCAATGTCGCGCCCGATCGGCGCGGGCAAGGCATCGGCGCGGCGTTGCTGCGCGCCGTGCAGGATGTATTGCGTTCGTCGGGCATCGACGAAATCGTGGCGGAGATCCGACCGGGCAACGTCGCGTCGCGGCGCGCGTTCGAATCGGCGGGCTTTTCGTTTTGGGACGAAACGCAAAAGAGTCTCGTCGATCTCGACGATCCGATCGATATCGTGCGCTATCGTCGTTCACTTCGGGAGCCGTCGATGGGTGACAGGGTTTTCATCATCGCCGAGGCAGGATCGAACTGGCGCTGCGGCTCCCCCGCGCGCGACATGTCGATGGCGAAGACACTCATCGACGTCGCGGCCGAGGCGGGCGCGGATGCCGTGAAGTTCCAGACCTATAGGGCCGAAACGGTGTACGTGCCCAACGCGGGGGACTCCGAATATCTCGCCGAGGCGGGAATCCGCGAGTCGATCACGGACATCTTTCGCGACCTGTCGATGCCCTACGAGATGATTCCCGAGCTGGCCGCGCACGCCGCGAAGCAGGGGATCGAGTTCATGTCCACGCCGTTTTCCGTCGCGGACTTCGACGCGATCGATCCGTTCGTCGCGCGGCACAAGATCGCGTCATACGAGATCTGCCACCTGCGTTTGCTGCAACTCGCGGGACGAAGCGGCAAGCCGCTGATTCTCTCGACGGGCGCGAGCGACGAGGCGGATATCGCATGGGCGATGGAGACGTTTCTTGCCGCCGGCGGTCGCGAGTTGACGTTGCTCCAGTGCACCGCGAAGTACCCCGCGCCGGTGGACGCGATGAACCTTCGCGCGATCGGCCGCCTCGCGAGGCGATTCGGCGTGCCGGTCGGGCTCTCCGATCACAGCCGCCATCCGACGTGGGCGCCGCTCGCCGCCGTGGCGCTCGGCGCCACGGTGATCGAAAAACACTACACGCTCGACAATCGCCTCCCCGGCCCCGATCATTCGTTCGCCCTCACGCCGGGTGAGCTCGCCGAACTCGTGCGGGCCGTGCGCGCGGCGGAGATGATGCTCGGATCAGGAGAGAAACATGTCCTCCAGGTCGAGGGTGAGCTGCGCGACTTTGCCCAGCGCGCGATTCAGGCGACGCGCGACATCCGCGCCGGCGAAACGCTCGCCGAGGGCGTGAACATCGACATTTTGCGCCCCGGCAATCGGGCGCGGGGGCTTCACCCGCGACGGATCGGCGAGATCGAAGGGAGCAGGGCCGCGCGCGACATCGCCCTCGGCGACGGCATTCGCGAGGGAGACTGGATCCCGTGA
- a CDS encoding HAD-IA family hydrolase — translation MTARVRALFVDLDGTLADSIEAMYDVYRVFVELHGGAASRDEFDRLNGPSLREVVADLARTHRISGDIDSLYRDYIAAVDGAYATAVRPNNGANEFIDTATDLDIDLVLVTANHRGAAEAFLAAHGWRERFSALVTGDDVSVGKPDPALYHHALAAACIDNPAHTLAVEDAANGIEAAIGAGVPTIALRRDGRPPIPHSLVVATARNLHDAARILRETCRV, via the coding sequence GTGACCGCGCGTGTGCGAGCGCTGTTCGTGGATCTCGACGGCACGCTCGCCGACAGCATCGAAGCGATGTACGACGTGTATCGCGTGTTCGTCGAACTCCACGGCGGTGCGGCGAGCCGCGACGAGTTCGACCGTCTCAACGGTCCGTCGCTGCGCGAAGTGGTGGCCGATCTCGCCCGCACGCACAGGATTTCCGGAGACATCGATTCGCTGTATCGCGACTACATCGCGGCTGTGGACGGCGCCTACGCGACCGCCGTCCGCCCGAATAACGGCGCGAACGAATTTATCGACACGGCGACGGACCTCGATATCGATCTCGTGCTCGTGACCGCGAACCATCGCGGCGCGGCCGAGGCGTTTCTCGCCGCGCACGGCTGGCGTGAGCGATTTTCCGCGCTCGTGACGGGTGACGACGTGTCGGTCGGAAAGCCCGATCCCGCCCTCTATCATCACGCCCTCGCCGCCGCGTGCATCGACAATCCCGCGCACACGCTCGCCGTCGAAGATGCCGCGAACGGCATCGAGGCGGCCATCGGGGCGGGCGTGCCGACGATCGCGCTGCGCCGTGACGGACGACCGCCCATTCCGCATTCGCTCGTCGTGGCGACCGCCCGGAATCTGCATGATGCCGCGCGGATTCTTCGGGAGACGTGCCGTGTTTGA
- a CDS encoding aspartate-semialdehyde dehydrogenase has translation MSKTFHVAVVGATGAVGEQMLAVLEERNFPVGKLTLLASARSAGEKILFKGKPVTVQELTEKSFEGVQIALFSAGGKISEKFCPIAAQAGAVCVDNTSAWRMDPEVPLVVPEVNAHAIADYTKSGIIANPNCSTIQMVVALDPLHRRVPIKRVVVSTYQSVSGAGRRAIRELADQSVAIFNAKPVERSVFAHQIAFNCLPQIDVFLANAYTREEMKMVHETRKIMEVPELRLTATTVRVPTFNCHSESVNVEFESDLSPETAREIWSSAPGVLVMDDPGKSEYPLNVAAVGRDETFVGRIRRDESVEHGLNFWCVADNLRKGAATNAVQIAEVLAEKYL, from the coding sequence ATGTCCAAAACCTTTCATGTGGCCGTGGTGGGCGCGACCGGCGCCGTCGGCGAGCAGATGCTCGCCGTGCTCGAGGAACGCAACTTTCCGGTCGGCAAGCTGACGCTGCTCGCCTCCGCCCGGTCGGCGGGCGAAAAAATCCTCTTCAAGGGCAAACCCGTCACCGTTCAGGAACTGACGGAAAAAAGCTTCGAGGGCGTGCAGATCGCTCTGTTCTCGGCCGGCGGAAAAATCAGCGAGAAATTCTGTCCCATCGCCGCGCAGGCCGGCGCGGTGTGCGTGGACAATACGAGCGCGTGGCGCATGGACCCCGAGGTGCCGCTCGTGGTGCCCGAAGTCAACGCGCACGCGATCGCCGACTACACGAAGTCCGGCATCATCGCGAACCCCAACTGCTCGACGATCCAGATGGTGGTGGCGCTCGATCCCCTGCACCGCCGCGTGCCGATCAAGCGCGTGGTCGTCTCGACGTACCAGTCCGTCAGCGGCGCGGGCCGCCGGGCGATCCGCGAGTTGGCCGATCAGTCCGTCGCGATCTTCAACGCGAAGCCCGTGGAGCGATCGGTCTTCGCTCACCAGATCGCGTTCAACTGCCTGCCGCAGATCGACGTCTTCCTCGCCAACGCCTACACGCGCGAGGAGATGAAGATGGTGCACGAAACGCGCAAGATCATGGAGGTCCCCGAGCTGCGTCTGACCGCCACCACGGTGCGCGTGCCGACCTTCAACTGCCACTCCGAGTCGGTCAACGTGGAGTTCGAGAGCGATCTGTCGCCCGAGACCGCGCGCGAGATCTGGTCGAGCGCGCCGGGCGTGTTGGTGATGGACGACCCCGGCAAGAGCGAGTACCCCCTGAACGTGGCGGCCGTGGGACGCGACGAAACCTTCGTGGGGCGCATCCGCCGCGACGAATCGGTCGAGCACGGTCTGAACTTCTGGTGCGTCGCCGACAACCTGCGCAAGGGCGCGGCGACGAACGCGGTGCAGATCGCGGAAGTCCTGGCCGAGAAGTACCTGTAG
- a CDS encoding PIG-L family deacetylase, with protein sequence MNDKHPTLLVVAAHPDDEVLGCGATVALRVAQGWVAHVAFIATGISSRFADANADRARIEAEIATLRGQSSRAAGVIGFSTQRFFDFPDNALDTVGRQPIARAIDELLDEFRPHTVFTHHPGDYNWDHGVVFDAVMMAARRSPGEFAPAEVLAFEVASSTERAFASPARAFCPNVYVDVGRAIDKKKLAMRYYEGEARPYPHPRSPEGIEYAARHRGLEIGVEYAEAFELIRRVET encoded by the coding sequence ATGAACGACAAGCACCCGACCCTGCTGGTGGTGGCGGCGCACCCGGACGACGAAGTCTTGGGCTGCGGGGCCACGGTCGCTCTGCGCGTCGCCCAGGGATGGGTCGCCCACGTGGCGTTCATCGCGACGGGGATCTCTTCGCGTTTTGCCGACGCGAACGCCGACCGCGCCCGGATCGAGGCCGAGATCGCGACGCTGCGCGGTCAGTCGTCCCGCGCCGCCGGCGTCATCGGATTTTCCACGCAACGCTTCTTCGACTTTCCCGACAACGCTCTCGACACGGTGGGGCGACAGCCGATCGCGAGGGCGATCGACGAATTGCTTGACGAATTCCGCCCGCACACCGTTTTTACGCACCATCCGGGGGACTACAACTGGGATCACGGCGTGGTCTTCGACGCGGTGATGATGGCCGCGCGGCGTAGCCCGGGCGAGTTCGCGCCCGCCGAGGTCCTCGCTTTCGAGGTGGCGTCGTCCACCGAACGCGCGTTCGCATCGCCCGCGCGTGCGTTTTGCCCGAATGTGTATGTGGACGTCGGCCGCGCCATCGACAAGAAGAAGCTCGCGATGCGCTATTACGAGGGCGAGGCACGGCCGTACCCGCATCCGCGCAGCCCCGAGGGCATCGAATACGCGGCGCGGCATCGCGGGCTTGAGATCGGCGTGGAATACGCCGAGGCGTTCGAACTGATCCGCCGCGTGGAGACTTAG